One segment of Lentisphaerota bacterium DNA contains the following:
- a CDS encoding cobalamin synthesis protein P47K translates to MQTKLILVGGFLGSGKTTLLWEAARRLTGRGHSVGLVTNDQAPDLVDTAFLSRSGAGVQEVSGSCFCCNFGGFINAVKSLIDQQADIIIAEPVGSCTDLSATILQPVKDQHPAIDLAPLTVLADPGRVR, encoded by the coding sequence ATGCAGACGAAATTGATTCTCGTTGGCGGCTTTCTGGGTTCCGGCAAAACGACGCTCTTGTGGGAGGCGGCCCGGCGGTTGACCGGACGTGGCCACTCCGTCGGCCTCGTCACCAACGATCAGGCTCCGGACTTGGTTGACACGGCTTTCTTATCGCGCTCCGGTGCGGGCGTGCAAGAGGTGTCGGGAAGCTGTTTTTGCTGCAATTTCGGCGGGTTCATCAACGCGGTGAAATCACTGATCGATCAGCAGGCGGACATCATTATCGCCGAACCCGTCGGCAGTTGCACGGACCTCTCGGCCACGATCCTGCAGCCCGTGAAGGATCAACACCCGGCGATCGACCTGGCGCCCCTGACGGTGCTTGCCGACCCGGGTCGCGTTCGCG
- a CDS encoding aquaporin family protein yields the protein MQGGLLMTGRDLIGEALGTFVLVLFGCGSVAVSVLFGAHHGLMQVALAWGIGVTLAIYLTRHLSCAHLNPAVSLAMAISGRMRYRKLPGYLCAQFAGAILAGLAIYLLFGPSIAAYENAHQIVRGSSESVRTAMMFGEYYSQPGGTAVVSLPLAMGAEALGTFLLVLMIFALTEGCNVGRPDDALAPVFIGLTVTSIICLVAPLTQAGLNPARDLGPRLVAWTMGWGDAAFPDRVGGFFHVYVLAPVIGGVLASRFFVGWLEPAMRGRSSPCDCSDPKSESSKGDPSCRRN from the coding sequence ATGCAAGGAGGACTGCTTATGACCGGCCGTGATCTGATTGGCGAGGCGTTGGGGACCTTTGTGCTCGTTCTCTTTGGCTGCGGATCGGTCGCGGTTTCCGTCCTATTCGGCGCTCATCACGGATTGATGCAGGTGGCGCTGGCGTGGGGGATCGGTGTCACACTCGCCATCTACCTCACGCGGCATCTTTCCTGCGCGCATCTCAATCCGGCCGTCAGTTTGGCCATGGCCATCAGCGGCCGGATGCGCTATCGCAAGCTGCCGGGTTACCTGTGCGCGCAGTTCGCCGGAGCCATTCTGGCGGGGCTCGCGATCTACCTGCTGTTCGGTCCATCCATTGCCGCTTACGAGAACGCCCACCAGATCGTGCGCGGGTCGTCGGAATCCGTGCGGACCGCCATGATGTTCGGCGAATACTATTCCCAGCCTGGCGGAACCGCGGTCGTGTCGCTTCCGCTGGCCATGGGCGCGGAGGCGCTCGGCACCTTTCTGCTGGTGCTCATGATCTTCGCCCTCACGGAAGGCTGCAATGTTGGACGCCCGGATGACGCGCTGGCTCCCGTCTTCATCGGACTGACCGTAACCTCGATCATCTGCCTTGTCGCACCGCTCACGCAGGCGGGGCTGAACCCCGCGCGCGATCTCGGGCCTCGCCTGGTGGCCTGGACCATGGGATGGGGCGACGCGGCCTTTCCCGACCGTGTGGGCGGTTTTTTCCACGTCTATGTGCTGGCCCCGGTGATCGGCGGTGTGCTGGCCTCCCGTTTCTTCGTCGGCTGGCTTGAACCGGCCATGAGGGGGCGGTCCAGCCCGTGTGACTGTAGCGACCCGAAATCCGAATCATCCAAAGGGGACCCTTCATGCAGACGAAATTGA